Proteins from a genomic interval of Sphaeramia orbicularis unplaced genomic scaffold, fSphaOr1.1, whole genome shotgun sequence:
- the LOC115416007 gene encoding coiled-coil domain-containing protein 106-like isoform X1, with protein MNPPTGREEPDQPGNPNPEHYMTHSASSGPASAGGGGLYLNAYEVSFPLEENMDPPPSYHLTNGTQMTDDPGLQDPPPHAPYSPFILVSNLRAHLYVALEKNVWMQKRIEELEEERNYLRCQLDRFIISMRSPTEQVTDWGGDSQRGVKVQPTVPPNPPSPMTTRSGMTLKRLQGPGLRPRRGTAPIPVKQEFHLEEDKYYTDAEFVEEEDEEDDSSVETKKKGRGRRNGGEPRMKMRRIFRISHGRERQRVKDPDGVLIRYKKILSTYQRVRSMSRAFQIHGVDRNTMASTSPIAELLLVAPEKVADVGEFDPSKEKLLDYARRCYKTMDEQTHAKVQSMKKTHKLLPISYRFRN; from the exons ATGAACCCTCCAACCGGAAGAGAGGAACCGGACCAGCcaggtaaccctaacccag AACACTACATGACTCACTCTGCTTCATCTGGACCGGCTTCAGCAGGAGGGGGCGGGCTTTACCTGAACGCCTACGAAGTCTCATTTCCCCTGGAGGAGAATATGGACCCGCCCCCTTCGTACCACCTGACCAACGGCACTCAGATGACAGACG ACCCAGGTCTCCAGGATCCGCCCCCCCATGCCCCCTACAGTCCCTTCATCCTGGTCTCTAATCTTCGGGCTCATCTGTACGTGGCTCTGGAGAAAAACGTGTGGATGCAGAAACGCATCGAGGAGCTGGAAGAGGAGAGGAACTATCTCCGATGTCAGTTAGACCGATTTATAATCAGCATGAGGAGTCCGACTGAACAGG TGACTGATTGGGGCGGAGACTCCCAGCGGGGGGTGAAGGTCCAGCCCACTGTTCCTCCAAACCCCCCCTCCCCAATGACCACCAGGTCTGGGATGACCCTCAAACGCCTTCAGGGACCAGGTCTAAGGCCCCGCCGTGGCACCGCCCCCATCCCAG tgAAGCAGGAGTTCCACCTGGAGGAGGATAAATATTACACCGATGCTGAGTTtgtggaggaagaggatgaagaagacgACTCGTCTGTGGAGACGAAGAAAAAGGGCAGAGGGCGAAGGAACGGAGGAGAACCAcggatgaagatgaggagaatCTTCAGGATCAGCCATGGACGGGAGAGGCAGAGAG TGAAGGACCCAGATGGGGTTCTGATCCGGTACAAGAAGATCCTGTCCACCTACCAGCGGGTCCGGAGTATGTCCAGGGCCTTCCAGATCCACGGCGTGGACAGAAACACCATGGCGTCCACGTCACCCATCGCTGAGCTGCTGCTGGTGGCACCAGAGAAG GTGGCGGACGTCGGTGAGTTTGACCCGTCTAAGGAGAAGCTTCTGGATTATGCCCGACGCTGTTATAAGACCATGGACGAGCAAACGCACGCCAAAGTCCAGAGCATGAAGAAGACGCACAAGCTGCTGCCCATCTCCTATAGGTTCAGGAACTGA
- the LOC115416007 gene encoding coiled-coil domain-containing protein 106-like isoform X2, translated as MNPPTGREEPDQPEHYMTHSASSGPASAGGGGLYLNAYEVSFPLEENMDPPPSYHLTNGTQMTDDPGLQDPPPHAPYSPFILVSNLRAHLYVALEKNVWMQKRIEELEEERNYLRCQLDRFIISMRSPTEQVTDWGGDSQRGVKVQPTVPPNPPSPMTTRSGMTLKRLQGPGLRPRRGTAPIPVKQEFHLEEDKYYTDAEFVEEEDEEDDSSVETKKKGRGRRNGGEPRMKMRRIFRISHGRERQRVKDPDGVLIRYKKILSTYQRVRSMSRAFQIHGVDRNTMASTSPIAELLLVAPEKVADVGEFDPSKEKLLDYARRCYKTMDEQTHAKVQSMKKTHKLLPISYRFRN; from the exons ATGAACCCTCCAACCGGAAGAGAGGAACCGGACCAGCcag AACACTACATGACTCACTCTGCTTCATCTGGACCGGCTTCAGCAGGAGGGGGCGGGCTTTACCTGAACGCCTACGAAGTCTCATTTCCCCTGGAGGAGAATATGGACCCGCCCCCTTCGTACCACCTGACCAACGGCACTCAGATGACAGACG ACCCAGGTCTCCAGGATCCGCCCCCCCATGCCCCCTACAGTCCCTTCATCCTGGTCTCTAATCTTCGGGCTCATCTGTACGTGGCTCTGGAGAAAAACGTGTGGATGCAGAAACGCATCGAGGAGCTGGAAGAGGAGAGGAACTATCTCCGATGTCAGTTAGACCGATTTATAATCAGCATGAGGAGTCCGACTGAACAGG TGACTGATTGGGGCGGAGACTCCCAGCGGGGGGTGAAGGTCCAGCCCACTGTTCCTCCAAACCCCCCCTCCCCAATGACCACCAGGTCTGGGATGACCCTCAAACGCCTTCAGGGACCAGGTCTAAGGCCCCGCCGTGGCACCGCCCCCATCCCAG tgAAGCAGGAGTTCCACCTGGAGGAGGATAAATATTACACCGATGCTGAGTTtgtggaggaagaggatgaagaagacgACTCGTCTGTGGAGACGAAGAAAAAGGGCAGAGGGCGAAGGAACGGAGGAGAACCAcggatgaagatgaggagaatCTTCAGGATCAGCCATGGACGGGAGAGGCAGAGAG TGAAGGACCCAGATGGGGTTCTGATCCGGTACAAGAAGATCCTGTCCACCTACCAGCGGGTCCGGAGTATGTCCAGGGCCTTCCAGATCCACGGCGTGGACAGAAACACCATGGCGTCCACGTCACCCATCGCTGAGCTGCTGCTGGTGGCACCAGAGAAG GTGGCGGACGTCGGTGAGTTTGACCCGTCTAAGGAGAAGCTTCTGGATTATGCCCGACGCTGTTATAAGACCATGGACGAGCAAACGCACGCCAAAGTCCAGAGCATGAAGAAGACGCACAAGCTGCTGCCCATCTCCTATAGGTTCAGGAACTGA
- the LOC115415997 gene encoding transmembrane protein 238-like — protein MGRCAGLSHCKLALAFAVLMDVLGGGALLVGVFAPLEIQGQDFGDLLVYTGALLVLMSLGGWVLWYSGNIEGLTSRKDLGHIGSTVDRLARNLSRKILSYRSRS, from the exons ATGGGACGGTGTGCTGGTCTGTCCCACTGTAAACTGGCTCTGGCCTTCGCTGTGCTGATGGACGTCCTGGGGGGGGGTGCTCTGCTGGTGGGGGTCTTCGCCCCCTTGGAGATCCAAGGACAGGACTTTGGAGACCTGCTGGTCTACACTG GGGCGCTGCTGGTGCTCATGTCACTGGGTGGGTGGGTCCTGTGGTACAGCGGCAACATTGAAGGCCTGACGTCCAGGAAGGACCTGGGACACATCGGCAGCACTGTGGACCGCCTGGCACGGAACCTGAGCCGCAAGATCCTGAGCTACAGGAGCCGCAGCTGA